A single window of Thalassomonas viridans DNA harbors:
- the thiS gene encoding sulfur carrier protein ThiS, translated as MMQIFINGQPFALEDDFSVTAALMLFLTPEQQKTSFAVALNGEFLARENYPDTELNNRDALDVLFPIQGG; from the coding sequence ATGATGCAAATATTCATTAACGGACAGCCATTTGCGCTTGAAGACGACTTCAGTGTCACTGCGGCACTTATGCTGTTTTTAACGCCGGAGCAGCAAAAGACCTCCTTTGCCGTTGCCTTAAACGGTGAGTTCCTTGCCCGGGAAAACTACCCGGACACTGAGCTTAACAACCGGGATGCACTGGATGTGCTCTTTCCCATCCAGGGCGGATAA
- the thiO gene encoding glycine oxidase ThiO, producing MANIAIVGAGLMGRLTALTLHRQGHRISLFDKDDKNARHSAAYAAAGLLTPLGEAIGCESNIVTMGLTSLKLWPKIIASLEEPVFFQQTGALLVSHTQDQGDYLRFKRFLQQHYPKHPQQSLDRSALLALEPELGRSFNQGLYLPEEGQIGNRRLLRALCHQLESEGVNWLNGCEVTGIAPEENGSVLEYRQSGEKQRQSFNLVIDCRGFGAKRSGRDSGADLKDLRGVRGELFQLFAPEVNISRPVRLMHPRYQLYIAPKSKGYYVVGATEIESEDDSPMTVRSALELLSAAYSVHPGFAEAAIRQHISQHRPAFSDNQPKILIRPGLIQVNGLYRHGFLIAPVLLQHVNELVTALAPTLAEKTRFSQQILKKTLAASRFTYSQLLPIGLYDANIH from the coding sequence ATGGCAAATATTGCCATAGTCGGCGCCGGCCTGATGGGCCGGCTGACGGCTTTAACCCTGCACCGCCAGGGGCACCGGATCAGCCTGTTTGATAAGGACGACAAAAACGCCCGCCACAGCGCCGCCTATGCGGCGGCGGGCCTGTTAACGCCTTTGGGGGAAGCCATAGGTTGCGAAAGCAATATAGTGACCATGGGGTTAACCTCACTGAAGTTATGGCCGAAAATCATAGCCTCGCTGGAAGAGCCGGTGTTTTTCCAGCAAACCGGGGCCCTGCTGGTGAGCCATACCCAGGACCAGGGGGATTACCTCAGGTTTAAGCGTTTTTTGCAGCAGCATTACCCCAAACATCCGCAACAAAGCCTGGACCGCAGCGCACTCTTGGCATTGGAGCCGGAACTAGGCAGGAGTTTTAACCAGGGCCTGTATTTGCCGGAAGAGGGCCAAATCGGCAACCGCCGCCTGCTGCGGGCCCTGTGCCATCAGCTGGAAAGCGAAGGGGTCAACTGGCTTAACGGCTGTGAAGTCACCGGGATTGCCCCGGAGGAAAACGGCTCGGTGCTGGAATACCGCCAGTCTGGCGAAAAACAGCGGCAAAGTTTTAATCTGGTGATCGACTGCCGCGGTTTCGGCGCCAAAAGAAGCGGCAGGGACAGCGGCGCAGATCTCAAAGATTTACGCGGCGTACGCGGCGAGCTGTTCCAGTTGTTTGCCCCCGAGGTCAATATCTCCCGGCCGGTGAGGTTGATGCACCCCAGGTACCAGCTGTATATAGCCCCCAAAAGCAAAGGTTATTACGTGGTGGGGGCCACGGAAATCGAAAGCGAGGATGACTCGCCGATGACGGTGCGTTCGGCGCTGGAATTGCTCAGCGCCGCCTACAGCGTACACCCGGGGTTTGCCGAAGCCGCCATCCGCCAGCATATCAGCCAGCACAGGCCGGCCTTTAGCGACAACCAGCCGAAAATCCTGATCCGCCCCGGACTGATACAGGTCAACGGCTTATATCGCCATGGCTTTTTGATCGCCCCTGTGTTATTACAACATGTTAACGAGCTGGTAACAGCCCTGGCGCCGACACTTGCGGAAAAAACCCGGTTTTCACAGCAGATATTAAAGAAAACCCTGGCCGCCAGTCGCTTTACCTATTCACAGCTACTGCCCATAGGACTCTATGATGCAAATATTCATTAA
- a CDS encoding HutD family protein — protein sequence MINIISPSRFKTIPWKNGKGTTTELAISEGGTLTDFDWRLSIASVAEDGDFSDFSGYLRNLILISGQGIELSHTQAGQTRVDNLDRLLTVSTFDGGCQTRGRLLGGAITDFNLMTRAGKYRVDVQTYVEPGQVELLPCDLCFVYALSGEIRLSRQDTEQVVAPQHLVQIMPLAQRVSLTGQQLIVIRLENKT from the coding sequence TTGATCAATATTATTTCCCCGTCCCGGTTTAAAACCATTCCGTGGAAAAATGGTAAAGGCACCACCACCGAGCTGGCAATCAGTGAAGGGGGTACACTCACGGATTTTGACTGGCGGCTAAGCATTGCCTCTGTGGCAGAAGATGGTGACTTTTCTGATTTTTCCGGTTATCTGCGCAACCTGATTTTAATTTCCGGACAGGGAATAGAACTCAGCCATACACAGGCAGGACAAACAAGAGTTGATAACCTGGATCGTTTATTGACTGTGTCGACTTTTGACGGCGGCTGCCAAACAAGGGGCCGTTTGCTTGGCGGTGCTATTACCGACTTTAACCTGATGACAAGGGCCGGTAAATACCGGGTGGATGTGCAGACGTATGTAGAACCCGGACAAGTGGAGCTTTTGCCTTGTGATCTCTGTTTTGTCTATGCCCTTAGCGGTGAGATCCGATTATCCCGCCAGGATACAGAGCAAGTGGTTGCGCCACAGCACCTGGTGCAAATAATGCCGCTGGCGCAACGGGTCAGTTTAACCGGACAGCAGTTGATAGTGATCAGGTTAGAAAATAAGACTTGA
- the thiC gene encoding phosphomethylpyrimidine synthase ThiC, with protein sequence MSSLSRRQRREQAQAFIQDLSNLSFPNSSKVYVPGELHKISVAMRKITLSDTLVGGTEKDPVFEPNQPISVYDTSGYYTDPDVAIDVHQGLPKLREQWIADRQDTQTLAKASSSFSQQRLADEGLDHIRFEHLPKVRKAKAGKNVTQLHYARQGIITPEMEYIAIRENMQRAEVTEEILTQQHAGQSFGANTPKQITAEFVRQEVAAGRAIIPLNINHPEAEPMIIGRNFLIKVNANIGNSAVTSSMEEEVEKLVWATKWGADSVMDLSTGRYIHETREWIIRNSPVPIGTVPIYQALEKVNGIAEDLTWEIFRDTLIEQAEQGVDYFTIHAGVLLRYVPMTAKRLTGIVSRGGSIMAKWCLAHHKENFLYSHFEEICEIMKAYDVSFSLGDGLRPGSIADANDQAQFAELRTLGELTKIAWRHDVQVMIEGPGHVPLHMVKENMEEQLKHCDEAPFYTLGPLTTDIAPGYDHITSGIGAANIGWYGCAMLCYVTPKEHLGLPNKEDVKEGLITYKLAAHAGDLAKGHPGAQIRDNALSKARFEFRWYDQFNLGLDPERAKAYHDETLPQESGKIAHFCSMCGPKFCSMKITQEVRDYADKLEQQPAERDIAVKLIDEAEQGMQEKSAEFKASGGEIYQIRG encoded by the coding sequence ATGAGTTCATTAAGTCGACGCCAGCGCCGCGAACAGGCACAGGCCTTTATCCAGGATTTATCCAATTTATCCTTCCCCAATTCCAGTAAGGTATACGTACCAGGCGAGCTGCATAAGATCAGCGTTGCCATGCGTAAAATCACCTTGTCCGATACTTTAGTCGGCGGCACGGAAAAAGATCCCGTCTTTGAGCCGAACCAGCCGATTTCGGTTTATGATACCTCGGGTTATTATACCGACCCGGATGTGGCAATAGATGTCCACCAGGGCCTGCCGAAATTACGGGAACAATGGATCGCCGACCGGCAGGACACCCAGACCCTGGCCAAAGCCAGCTCCAGCTTCAGCCAGCAAAGGCTGGCGGACGAAGGCCTGGATCATATCCGCTTCGAGCACCTGCCCAAGGTACGCAAGGCCAAGGCAGGTAAAAATGTGACCCAGCTACATTACGCCCGCCAGGGTATAATCACCCCGGAAATGGAATATATCGCCATCCGGGAAAACATGCAGCGGGCGGAGGTGACCGAAGAGATCCTCACCCAGCAGCATGCCGGCCAGTCCTTCGGCGCCAATACCCCCAAGCAGATCACCGCAGAATTTGTCCGCCAGGAAGTTGCCGCCGGCCGGGCCATTATTCCCCTCAACATCAACCACCCGGAAGCCGAGCCCATGATCATCGGCCGCAACTTCCTGATAAAGGTTAACGCCAATATCGGCAATTCCGCCGTCACCTCCTCGATGGAAGAAGAAGTGGAAAAGCTGGTGTGGGCCACCAAGTGGGGAGCGGACTCGGTTATGGATCTCTCCACCGGGCGTTATATCCACGAAACCCGCGAATGGATTATCCGCAACTCCCCGGTGCCTATCGGCACAGTGCCCATTTACCAGGCGCTGGAAAAAGTCAACGGCATCGCCGAAGACCTGACCTGGGAAATCTTCCGCGACACCCTGATTGAACAGGCGGAGCAAGGGGTGGATTATTTCACCATCCATGCCGGGGTTTTACTGCGTTACGTGCCTATGACCGCCAAACGCCTCACCGGCATAGTCTCCCGCGGCGGCTCTATCATGGCGAAATGGTGCCTGGCCCACCACAAGGAAAACTTCCTCTACAGCCATTTCGAGGAAATCTGCGAAATCATGAAGGCCTATGACGTGTCCTTCTCCCTCGGCGACGGCCTGCGTCCCGGCTCTATCGCCGATGCCAACGACCAGGCGCAATTCGCGGAACTGCGCACCCTGGGCGAGCTTACCAAGATTGCCTGGCGGCACGATGTCCAGGTGATGATCGAAGGCCCGGGCCATGTGCCGCTGCATATGGTCAAAGAAAACATGGAAGAGCAGCTGAAACACTGCGACGAAGCGCCTTTTTATACCCTGGGACCATTAACCACAGATATAGCCCCGGGATACGACCATATCACCTCCGGCATAGGGGCCGCGAATATCGGCTGGTACGGCTGTGCCATGCTCTGTTATGTCACCCCGAAAGAACACCTGGGCCTGCCCAATAAGGAAGATGTCAAAGAAGGCCTGATCACCTACAAACTGGCGGCCCATGCCGGGGATCTCGCCAAAGGGCATCCGGGGGCACAGATCCGCGACAACGCCCTGTCCAAGGCCAGGTTCGAATTCCGCTGGTATGATCAATTCAACCTGGGCCTGGATCCGGAAAGGGCCAAGGCCTACCATGACGAAACCCTGCCGCAGGAGTCGGGGAAAATCGCCCACTTCTGTTCCATGTGCGGGCCGAAATTCTGCTCCATGAAGATCACCCAGGAAGTGCGGGATTACGCCGATAAGCTGGAACAGCAGCCGGCTGAGAGAGATATCGCCGTCAAGCTTATAGACGAAGCCGAACAGGGCATGCAGGAGAAATCGGCAGAGTTTAAAGCCAGTGGCGGTGAAATCTACCAGATCCGGGGATAG
- a CDS encoding M1 family metallopeptidase, protein MKNILPGLALLAMATLFSPFSPAKDVFKQGQDISRQDRLRGSVTPERAWWDLMHYHLDISVDPKKQFISGTNTMSYRVLSAGQRLQLELQPPMVLESVSQDGEALKVERDGYSYFITPGKAQEKGEEYQLVLTFSGQPLVAENPPWDGGITWQKDSRGNDFIASAVQGVGASVWWPNKDHAYDEPDNGVLISVEVPEHLMDVSNGRLIKIEEHPGRQSKTYHWQVNSPISNYGININIGDYVHFGEVYQGELGPLDLDYYVLRDNLAKAKKHFQDARRTIEAFEYWFGPYPFYEDGFKLVEAPYLGMEHQSSVTYGNGYQKGYKGRDRSGTGWGLEFDFIIVHEAGHEWFANNITHRDIADMWIHESFTNYSENLFVEYFYGKQAGGEYSRGTRQNVLNDKPIIGVYNANREGSFDMYPKGGNMLHTIRQVVDDDVLWRKILRGLNRDFYHKTVSGRQVEQYMTRHSGKDLTKIFDQYLRDVRVPVLEYFVKGKVMKFRWSNTVDGFDMPVKAIIGGEPLWLTPVNAWSEFELKTPDAKVEIDSNFYISVLNILGN, encoded by the coding sequence ATGAAGAATATATTACCCGGCCTGGCGCTGCTGGCCATGGCGACCCTGTTCAGCCCTTTTTCCCCGGCCAAAGATGTCTTTAAACAGGGGCAGGATATCAGCCGCCAGGACCGGCTCAGGGGCTCGGTGACCCCGGAGCGTGCCTGGTGGGATCTGATGCATTATCACCTGGATATTTCGGTTGATCCAAAAAAGCAATTTATCTCGGGCACCAATACCATGAGCTACCGGGTGTTATCGGCGGGGCAGCGCCTGCAGCTGGAGCTGCAGCCCCCTATGGTGCTGGAAAGCGTGAGCCAGGACGGGGAAGCCTTAAAAGTCGAGCGCGACGGTTATTCCTATTTTATTACCCCGGGCAAGGCGCAGGAAAAAGGCGAAGAATACCAGCTGGTGCTGACGTTCAGCGGCCAGCCTCTGGTGGCCGAGAATCCCCCCTGGGACGGCGGCATTACCTGGCAAAAGGACAGCAGGGGCAATGATTTTATCGCTTCTGCGGTGCAGGGGGTCGGGGCCAGCGTCTGGTGGCCCAATAAAGACCATGCCTATGACGAGCCGGATAACGGCGTGCTGATCAGCGTGGAAGTGCCCGAGCACCTGATGGATGTTTCCAACGGCCGGCTGATCAAAATTGAGGAACATCCCGGGCGGCAAAGCAAAACCTACCATTGGCAGGTCAACAGTCCCATCAGCAACTACGGCATTAATATTAATATCGGCGATTATGTGCACTTCGGTGAGGTCTACCAGGGGGAATTGGGGCCGCTGGATCTGGATTATTATGTGTTGCGGGATAACCTGGCCAAGGCAAAAAAACATTTTCAGGATGCCCGCCGCACCATAGAAGCGTTTGAGTACTGGTTCGGCCCTTATCCTTTCTATGAAGACGGCTTTAAGCTGGTGGAAGCGCCGTACCTGGGCATGGAGCACCAGAGTTCGGTGACTTACGGCAACGGCTACCAAAAAGGCTATAAAGGACGGGATCGCAGCGGCACCGGCTGGGGGCTGGAATTTGACTTTATTATTGTCCATGAAGCCGGCCATGAATGGTTTGCCAATAACATTACCCACAGGGATATCGCCGATATGTGGATCCACGAAAGTTTCACCAACTACAGTGAAAACCTGTTTGTGGAATATTTTTACGGCAAGCAGGCAGGCGGCGAATACTCCCGGGGCACCCGGCAAAATGTGCTGAACGATAAGCCGATTATCGGTGTTTATAACGCCAACCGGGAAGGCTCTTTCGATATGTATCCCAAGGGCGGCAACATGTTGCACACCATACGCCAGGTGGTAGACGACGATGTCCTCTGGCGTAAAATTCTCCGCGGCCTGAACCGGGATTTTTACCATAAAACCGTGAGTGGCCGCCAGGTGGAACAATATATGACCAGGCATTCGGGTAAGGATCTAACGAAAATCTTCGATCAGTACCTGCGGGATGTACGGGTGCCTGTACTGGAATATTTCGTCAAAGGCAAGGTGATGAAATTTCGCTGGAGCAATACCGTAGACGGCTTTGATATGCCGGTAAAAGCCATCATAGGCGGTGAACCGCTGTGGCTGACTCCTGTTAACGCCTGGAGTGAATTCGAGCTGAAAACCCCGGATGCCAAGGTGGAAATAGACAGCAATTTTTATATCAGCGTATTGAATATCCTGGGAAACTAG
- a CDS encoding SPOR domain-containing protein — protein sequence MPAPFQHLSFSKYRTVYFRPLAVLLGSSLLFSCATQPQAEGEEQEITKEAIHEQLNSHIDVWAPLAPEIERLLALESDMQLLVAELGKAANLGTGPLEQLAKQKESAEARAARKQAELAAQAENNTGPAAEEVAAKKKAVHPGCAAASTFSMSKNSHCKVQVGIHLAAFRTEANARLGWNYFKQKYGSVLLNKEPLLEAIVREEGTFQSLRVGPYSSATKAHQICKRLKQQNQYCAVIKYSGTPVS from the coding sequence ATGCCAGCGCCTTTTCAGCATTTATCTTTTTCTAAATACCGGACTGTGTATTTTCGTCCCCTGGCTGTTCTGTTAGGCAGTTCCCTGTTATTTTCCTGTGCCACCCAGCCGCAGGCTGAAGGGGAAGAGCAGGAGATCACCAAGGAAGCCATACATGAACAGCTAAACAGCCATATTGATGTTTGGGCGCCGTTGGCACCTGAAATTGAAAGGTTGCTGGCTTTGGAATCTGACATGCAGCTGTTGGTGGCGGAGCTGGGTAAGGCGGCAAACCTGGGTACTGGGCCGCTGGAGCAGCTGGCCAAACAAAAAGAATCGGCAGAAGCCAGGGCGGCAAGAAAACAGGCAGAATTAGCGGCGCAGGCAGAAAATAATACCGGGCCTGCCGCTGAAGAAGTGGCAGCAAAGAAAAAGGCTGTTCATCCTGGCTGTGCCGCCGCCAGTACTTTCAGCATGTCAAAAAACAGTCATTGCAAGGTTCAGGTGGGGATCCATCTGGCGGCATTTAGAACCGAAGCCAATGCCAGGTTGGGGTGGAATTACTTTAAACAAAAATATGGCTCTGTACTGCTGAATAAAGAACCTTTACTGGAGGCGATTGTCAGGGAAGAGGGTACGTTTCAGAGTTTAAGGGTTGGTCCCTATTCTTCGGCAACCAAGGCACACCAAATTTGTAAGCGTCTTAAACAGCAGAACCAATATTGCGCCGTGATCAAATATTCCGGTACACCTGTCAGTTAA
- a CDS encoding DUF1326 domain-containing protein, which yields MHQIECCNTSYGYNGQFAGFPECIDAKCEVIIGFSVIEGRFNHLDLAGLKIIYAAMWPKAIYQGDGICVLFVDSTARPEQVSAIASIMSGQSGGQPFELLAGTFSAFEGPVLKDIEINIDEKYTHFAIRDMVHAQQSPLISPLTGIEQNIQMSYPEATLTGQNTRLALTRLMSINYGRLNFEHSDCFAAKTIVTWSN from the coding sequence ATGCACCAAATCGAGTGCTGTAACACCAGTTATGGTTATAACGGTCAGTTTGCCGGTTTTCCCGAATGTATTGACGCCAAATGTGAGGTCATCATAGGCTTTTCGGTGATTGAAGGCAGGTTTAATCATCTGGATCTGGCCGGGCTTAAGATCATTTATGCTGCCATGTGGCCCAAAGCCATCTACCAGGGAGACGGTATCTGCGTACTTTTTGTCGATTCAACCGCCAGGCCGGAACAAGTATCTGCCATTGCCAGCATAATGTCGGGCCAGTCGGGAGGACAGCCTTTCGAGCTGTTGGCCGGCACCTTTTCGGCATTTGAAGGACCTGTGCTAAAAGACATTGAAATAAATATCGACGAAAAATACACCCACTTTGCTATCCGGGATATGGTGCATGCCCAACAAAGCCCCCTGATCAGTCCGCTTACGGGTATAGAGCAAAACATACAAATGAGTTACCCTGAAGCTACCCTGACGGGGCAAAACACCAGACTGGCGCTTACACGGCTGATGTCTATCAATTACGGCCGGCTGAATTTTGAACACAGCGACTGTTTTGCGGCAAAAACCATAGTCACCTGGAGCAACTAA
- a CDS encoding IS630 family transposase (programmed frameshift) has protein sequence MHQLETIDFKSLARHEKNAQKRIRLLALAHFKEGMNRTEISKLLKVSRTSVNKWVAGFLSQGVDGLSAKPQPGRPPLLSTEQLQQIAKLVEQEANKDSGGRLKGSDINEFIKQEFGVIYEPSHVYRLLKKMGFSWITSRSKHPKQSDQVQESFKKFQLSTILNVPGHISLDKVDVWFQDEARFGQQNTTTRLWARTGTRPRAIKQQQFEYVYLFGAVCPATGATEAVIAPCVNQEVMSHHLAQISQRTPPGRYAVVLMDGASWHTASVANQFDNLNILKLPPYSPELNPIEQVWQWLRQNELANQCFAGYEDIVNKLTSAWNNFIRDEQMVKGVCSRDWIELNS, from the exons ATGCATCAATTAGAGACTATAGACTTCAAATCCTTGGCAAGACATGAAAAAAATGCGCAGAAGCGAATCCGGCTTTTGGCATTAGCACATTTTAAAGAGGGCATGAATAGAACCGAGATATCGAAATTACTGAAGGTAAGCCGCACCAGCGTCAACAAATGGGTTGCAGGTTTCTTATCTCAGGGGGTAGATGGGTTATCCGCCAAGCCTCAACCGGGAAGGCCGCCATTATTATCAACTGAACAATTACAACAAATAGCTAAGTTAGTTGAGCAGGAAGCAAATAAGGACAGTGGTGGGCGTTTAAAAGGAAGTGATATCAATGAGTTTATCAAGCAGGAGTTTGGTGTCATATATGAGCCTTCTCATGTATATCGTTTGCTCAAGAAAATGGGCTTCTCCTGGATAACGAGTCGCTCTAAACACCCTAAACAATCAGACCAGGTACAGGAATCTTTTAAAAAA TTCCAGTTGTCAACGATCCTTAACGTTCCTGGGCACATCTCTCTGGATAAAGTTGATGTTTGGTTTCAAGACGAAGCACGATTCGGTCAACAAAATACAACAACTCGGCTATGGGCAAGGACAGGCACTCGACCTAGAGCTATAAAACAACAACAATTCGAATATGTGTACCTATTCGGTGCTGTATGTCCTGCCACAGGCGCAACAGAGGCCGTGATAGCCCCTTGCGTAAACCAAGAAGTCATGAGCCACCATCTTGCTCAAATATCCCAAAGAACACCTCCGGGTCGTTATGCTGTAGTGCTCATGGATGGTGCCAGTTGGCATACCGCTAGCGTTGCAAACCAATTCGATAATCTCAATATACTGAAACTACCGCCGTACTCTCCAGAATTAAATCCTATAGAACAGGTATGGCAATGGCTACGGCAAAATGAATTAGCCAATCAATGTTTTGCTGGATATGAAGATATCGTTAACAAGCTGACATCAGCATGGAATAACTTCATCAGAGATGAGCAAATGGTAAAAGGGGTATGTAGTCGAGACTGGATTGAATTGAACAGTTAA
- a CDS encoding ISAs1 family transposase, producing MTETTISQVFSDLTDPRVTRTQRHPLVNILTISICAIICGCDDFCAIEEYGKSKQDWFSEFLDLSHGIPSHDTFGDVLNRLNPKEFGEAFIRWVSQLGHLNDDIVAIDGKVMRSTLDKASGNPAIHIVSAWSVKNNLCFGQVKVADKSNEITAIPILLKLLDIKGATITTDAMGCQYKIGDQIVDKEANYLLALKGNQGEFHDDVKFFLETQLAKHFSTVEHSVHKTVDGEHGRVEQRDIWLTTDVDWLIERHPKWNTVKAIAVVDSTRESGGKVSREKRYYITSHADKSAEFLAMAIRSHWHVENKLHWQLDVSFNEDQNRLRSGHAAENIALMNKVALNLLKNELSAKVGVKNKRLKAGWDNNYMMKVLTVGFKAV from the coding sequence ATGACAGAGACGACTATCAGCCAAGTATTTAGTGATCTAACCGACCCTCGTGTAACTCGAACTCAGCGCCACCCCCTGGTTAATATATTAACCATTTCAATATGCGCCATTATCTGTGGGTGCGATGATTTCTGCGCAATTGAAGAATATGGCAAATCTAAGCAAGATTGGTTTAGTGAATTTTTAGATTTATCTCATGGCATTCCAAGCCATGATACCTTCGGTGATGTATTAAACCGATTAAATCCCAAAGAATTTGGTGAGGCATTCATCCGTTGGGTTAGCCAGTTAGGTCACTTAAATGATGATATTGTCGCCATTGACGGTAAAGTGATGCGCAGTACGCTTGATAAAGCTTCTGGTAACCCTGCAATACATATAGTCAGTGCTTGGTCTGTAAAGAATAATCTCTGTTTTGGTCAGGTTAAAGTTGCAGATAAGTCTAATGAAATTACAGCCATCCCAATCTTGTTAAAGCTATTAGATATTAAAGGGGCAACCATCACAACAGATGCCATGGGTTGCCAGTATAAAATTGGTGACCAAATAGTTGATAAAGAGGCGAATTATTTATTGGCACTTAAGGGGAACCAAGGGGAATTTCATGATGACGTGAAGTTTTTCTTAGAAACTCAGTTAGCTAAGCACTTCAGCACAGTAGAACATAGCGTTCATAAAACAGTGGATGGTGAGCACGGTCGTGTTGAACAGCGGGATATTTGGTTAACAACAGATGTGGACTGGCTTATAGAGCGCCATCCTAAATGGAATACCGTCAAAGCGATAGCTGTGGTGGATTCAACGAGGGAAAGTGGTGGCAAGGTATCGAGAGAGAAACGCTATTACATAACGAGCCATGCAGATAAAAGTGCCGAATTTTTGGCAATGGCGATACGTAGTCATTGGCACGTTGAGAATAAGCTGCATTGGCAATTGGATGTTAGCTTTAACGAAGACCAAAATCGGCTTCGTAGCGGACATGCTGCTGAAAATATAGCATTGATGAATAAAGTAGCGCTTAACCTACTTAAAAATGAGCTCAGTGCCAAAGTTGGCGTAAAAAATAAGCGTCTAAAGGCCGGTTGGGATAATAATTATATGATGAAAGTATTAACCGTTGGATTTAAAGCTGTATGA
- a CDS encoding porin family protein has product MFKKTAIALSMMCLPLTASAQWLAGGGYVNFSDDVDGIDLSLSAVYGSLAYKVESADSAWSFMPEIRLGSGISDDKESGIKFEIERYFAVSARAQYDYSNGVFVFVTPSYANLDNKVSFQYFSESDDEWDFGIGAGLGFNVNENVTIEASYDRYDDVDAFGVGIKYAF; this is encoded by the coding sequence ATGTTTAAAAAAACGGCCATTGCCCTGTCTATGATGTGCCTGCCTTTAACTGCTTCTGCCCAATGGCTTGCCGGCGGCGGTTATGTTAATTTCTCCGATGATGTCGACGGCATAGACCTGTCTTTAAGCGCGGTTTACGGCTCACTGGCCTATAAAGTGGAAAGTGCCGACAGCGCCTGGAGCTTTATGCCGGAAATCAGATTAGGCAGTGGCATCTCCGACGATAAAGAAAGCGGCATTAAATTTGAAATCGAGCGTTACTTTGCTGTTTCAGCCCGCGCCCAGTATGACTACAGCAACGGCGTTTTCGTTTTTGTAACCCCGTCGTACGCCAACCTGGATAATAAAGTGTCTTTCCAATATTTCTCTGAATCAGATGACGAGTGGGATTTTGGTATCGGCGCCGGTCTTGGCTTTAACGTTAATGAAAACGTCACCATCGAAGCCAGCTACGACAGATACGACGATGTCGACGCTTTCGGTGTAGGAATCAAATACGCTTTTTAA
- a CDS encoding substrate-binding periplasmic protein — MHYRQVKIFILSWLLACASLGARADELSLRVVTENFPPYNYQTDKGELAGVMNHIVQELLKRLESKQNIEVLPWARAYKIALTEPNTLIYSILKTPPREEKFHWLLSFLSLDINMYALPRAHRGQISQFREVQQQSIGIMRSSSHENYIRQHFTPHNNKIITNISYLHLYQMHQRQRLDLLVAPRRLIDYLNQSEQTPPETRPKAIFKLPFPYQKKLYIALSKNSPAATVTRVKKALISMRDDGTIARLLARYQI, encoded by the coding sequence ATGCATTATCGGCAAGTCAAAATATTTATCCTTTCCTGGTTATTGGCCTGCGCCAGCCTTGGCGCCCGGGCGGACGAATTATCATTACGGGTCGTGACAGAAAATTTCCCTCCCTATAATTATCAAACCGATAAAGGCGAACTCGCCGGTGTCATGAACCATATAGTGCAGGAACTGTTAAAACGCCTGGAGAGCAAACAAAACATAGAAGTCCTGCCATGGGCCAGGGCATATAAAATAGCCCTCACCGAACCGAACACCCTGATTTATTCGATATTAAAAACCCCGCCCAGGGAAGAAAAATTTCACTGGTTATTATCTTTTTTGTCCCTGGATATCAATATGTATGCCTTGCCCCGGGCACATAGGGGCCAAATCAGCCAATTCAGGGAAGTTCAGCAGCAAAGCATAGGCATAATGCGCTCCAGCTCACACGAAAACTATATCCGGCAGCATTTCACACCTCACAACAACAAGATCATTACCAACATTTCCTATTTGCATCTCTACCAGATGCATCAGCGGCAACGCCTGGATTTGCTCGTCGCTCCCAGGCGCTTGATCGATTATTTAAACCAGAGCGAGCAAACGCCACCGGAGACTCGCCCTAAGGCCATTTTTAAACTGCCCTTCCCCTACCAGAAAAAACTTTATATTGCCCTGAGTAAAAACAGCCCGGCAGCCACAGTAACCCGGGTGAAAAAAGCCCTGATAAGCATGCGGGACGACGGTACTATTGCCAGGCTCCTTGCCCGCTACCAAATCTGA